The proteins below come from a single Melospiza melodia melodia isolate bMelMel2 chromosome 12, bMelMel2.pri, whole genome shotgun sequence genomic window:
- the MFF gene encoding mitochondrial fission factor isoform X2, translating to MSGAAFPSPAAEMAEMNRLQYEMEYTEGISQRMRVPEKLKVAPQNSDLDKSSLEGFPNASVTMQVPERIVVAGNSEDIPFSRPADLDILQSTPFKPLALKTPPRVISLSDRPLDFLDLEKPPQQTPQSEEVRAVGRLKRERSMSENATRQNGQLARNDSMWHRSDTVPRNKMPRFQSPLSTKDCTVTPSLQQARVCPPNMLPEDGINLYSARGILSFIQSSTRRAYQQVLDVLDENRRPMLRGGSAATTSSNPHHDNTRYTLSSFETTLEGTPDDMTVVDAASLRRQIIKLNRRLQLLEEENKERAKREMIMYSITVAFWLLNSWLWFRR from the exons ATGAGCGGGGCGGCGTTCCCGTCGCCGGCTGCCGAGATGGCCGAGATGAACCGGCTGCAGTACGAGATGGAATACACCGAGGGCATCAGCCAGCGCATGAGGGTCCCCGAGAAGCTCAAGGTGGCTCCTCAAAACTCTGACCTGGACAAGAGCAGCCTGGAAGGATTCCCAAATGCCAGTGTAACCATGCAGGTTCCAGAGCGGATTGTAGTGGCAG GTAATAGTGAAGACATTCCATTTTCCAGACCAGCAGACCTTGACATTCTTCAGTCTACTCCATTCAAACCACTGGCATTGAAAACTCCTCCCCGTGTTATTTCTCTTAGTGATCGACCGCTAGATTTTTTGGACCTAGAAAAACCTCCACAGCAGACACCTCAAAGTGAAGAG GTGCGCGCCGTGGGAAGGCTGAAGCGAGAGCGCTCCATGAGCGAGAACGCCACGCGGCAGAACGGGCAGCTGGCCCGCAACGACTCCAT GTGGCACAGATCAGATACTGTCCCAAGAAATAAAATGCCACGGTTCCAGTCACCTCTTTCGACTAAGGATTGCAC TGTGACCCCATCACTGCAACAGGCCCGTGTCTGTCCTCCCAATATGTTACCTGAAGATGGAATTAATCTTTACTCTGCTCGTGGCATTTTGTCGTTTATCCAGTCTTCCACTCGTAGGGCTTACCAGCAGGTCTTGGATGTGCTGGATGAAAACCGCAG GCCAATGTTACGTGGTGGGTCAGCTGCTACCACCTCCTCTAACCCTCATCATGACAACACCAG ATACACTCTCTCCAGCTTCGAAACGACGCTCGAGGGAACCCCAGATGACATGACAGTCGTAGATGCTGCCTCCCTAAGAAGACAG ATAATCAAACTTAATCGCCGTCTCCAGCTCCtggaagaagagaacaaagagcGTGCTAAGAGGGAAATGATCATGTATTCCATTACTGTAGCTTTCTGGCTACTCAATAGCTGGCTTTGGTTTCGGCGCTAG
- the MFF gene encoding mitochondrial fission factor isoform X1, with translation MSGAAFPSPAAEMAEMNRLQYEMEYTEGISQRMRVPEKLKVAPQNSDLDKSSLEGFPNASVTMQVPERIVVAGNSEDIPFSRPADLDILQSTPFKPLALKTPPRVISLSDRPLDFLDLEKPPQQTPQSEEVRAVGRLKRERSMSENATRQNGQLARNDSMWHRSDTVPRNKMPRFQSPLSTKDCTVTPSLQQARVCPPNMLPEDGINLYSARGILSFIQSSTRRAYQQVLDVLDENRSLDKDNRPMLRGGSAATTSSNPHHDNTRYTLSSFETTLEGTPDDMTVVDAASLRRQIIKLNRRLQLLEEENKERAKREMIMYSITVAFWLLNSWLWFRR, from the exons ATGAGCGGGGCGGCGTTCCCGTCGCCGGCTGCCGAGATGGCCGAGATGAACCGGCTGCAGTACGAGATGGAATACACCGAGGGCATCAGCCAGCGCATGAGGGTCCCCGAGAAGCTCAAGGTGGCTCCTCAAAACTCTGACCTGGACAAGAGCAGCCTGGAAGGATTCCCAAATGCCAGTGTAACCATGCAGGTTCCAGAGCGGATTGTAGTGGCAG GTAATAGTGAAGACATTCCATTTTCCAGACCAGCAGACCTTGACATTCTTCAGTCTACTCCATTCAAACCACTGGCATTGAAAACTCCTCCCCGTGTTATTTCTCTTAGTGATCGACCGCTAGATTTTTTGGACCTAGAAAAACCTCCACAGCAGACACCTCAAAGTGAAGAG GTGCGCGCCGTGGGAAGGCTGAAGCGAGAGCGCTCCATGAGCGAGAACGCCACGCGGCAGAACGGGCAGCTGGCCCGCAACGACTCCAT GTGGCACAGATCAGATACTGTCCCAAGAAATAAAATGCCACGGTTCCAGTCACCTCTTTCGACTAAGGATTGCAC TGTGACCCCATCACTGCAACAGGCCCGTGTCTGTCCTCCCAATATGTTACCTGAAGATGGAATTAATCTTTACTCTGCTCGTGGCATTTTGTCGTTTATCCAGTCTTCCACTCGTAGGGCTTACCAGCAGGTCTTGGATGTGCTGGATGAAAACCGCAG ctTGGACAAGGACAATAG GCCAATGTTACGTGGTGGGTCAGCTGCTACCACCTCCTCTAACCCTCATCATGACAACACCAG ATACACTCTCTCCAGCTTCGAAACGACGCTCGAGGGAACCCCAGATGACATGACAGTCGTAGATGCTGCCTCCCTAAGAAGACAG ATAATCAAACTTAATCGCCGTCTCCAGCTCCtggaagaagagaacaaagagcGTGCTAAGAGGGAAATGATCATGTATTCCATTACTGTAGCTTTCTGGCTACTCAATAGCTGGCTTTGGTTTCGGCGCTAG
- the MFF gene encoding mitochondrial fission factor isoform X5 — protein MSGAAFPSPAAEMAEMNRLQYEMEYTEGISQRMRVPEKLKVAPQNSDLDKSSLEGFPNASVTMQVPERIVVAGNSEDIPFSRPADLDILQSTPFKPLALKTPPRVISLSDRPLDFLDLEKPPQQTPQSEEVRAVGRLKRERSMSENATRQNGQLARNDSMWHRSDTVPRNKMPRFQSPLSTKDCTPMLRGGSAATTSSNPHHDNTRYTLSSFETTLEGTPDDMTVVDAASLRRQIIKLNRRLQLLEEENKERAKREMIMYSITVAFWLLNSWLWFRR, from the exons ATGAGCGGGGCGGCGTTCCCGTCGCCGGCTGCCGAGATGGCCGAGATGAACCGGCTGCAGTACGAGATGGAATACACCGAGGGCATCAGCCAGCGCATGAGGGTCCCCGAGAAGCTCAAGGTGGCTCCTCAAAACTCTGACCTGGACAAGAGCAGCCTGGAAGGATTCCCAAATGCCAGTGTAACCATGCAGGTTCCAGAGCGGATTGTAGTGGCAG GTAATAGTGAAGACATTCCATTTTCCAGACCAGCAGACCTTGACATTCTTCAGTCTACTCCATTCAAACCACTGGCATTGAAAACTCCTCCCCGTGTTATTTCTCTTAGTGATCGACCGCTAGATTTTTTGGACCTAGAAAAACCTCCACAGCAGACACCTCAAAGTGAAGAG GTGCGCGCCGTGGGAAGGCTGAAGCGAGAGCGCTCCATGAGCGAGAACGCCACGCGGCAGAACGGGCAGCTGGCCCGCAACGACTCCAT GTGGCACAGATCAGATACTGTCCCAAGAAATAAAATGCCACGGTTCCAGTCACCTCTTTCGACTAAGGATTGCAC GCCAATGTTACGTGGTGGGTCAGCTGCTACCACCTCCTCTAACCCTCATCATGACAACACCAG ATACACTCTCTCCAGCTTCGAAACGACGCTCGAGGGAACCCCAGATGACATGACAGTCGTAGATGCTGCCTCCCTAAGAAGACAG ATAATCAAACTTAATCGCCGTCTCCAGCTCCtggaagaagagaacaaagagcGTGCTAAGAGGGAAATGATCATGTATTCCATTACTGTAGCTTTCTGGCTACTCAATAGCTGGCTTTGGTTTCGGCGCTAG
- the MFF gene encoding mitochondrial fission factor isoform X3: MSGAAFPSPAAEMAEMNRLQYEMEYTEGISQRMRVPEKLKVAPQNSDLDKSSLEGFPNASVTMQVPERIVVAGNSEDIPFSRPADLDILQSTPFKPLALKTPPRVISLSDRPLDFLDLEKPPQQTPQSEEVRAVGRLKRERSMSENATRQNGQLARNDSIVTPSLQQARVCPPNMLPEDGINLYSARGILSFIQSSTRRAYQQVLDVLDENRSLDKDNRPMLRGGSAATTSSNPHHDNTRYTLSSFETTLEGTPDDMTVVDAASLRRQIIKLNRRLQLLEEENKERAKREMIMYSITVAFWLLNSWLWFRR; the protein is encoded by the exons ATGAGCGGGGCGGCGTTCCCGTCGCCGGCTGCCGAGATGGCCGAGATGAACCGGCTGCAGTACGAGATGGAATACACCGAGGGCATCAGCCAGCGCATGAGGGTCCCCGAGAAGCTCAAGGTGGCTCCTCAAAACTCTGACCTGGACAAGAGCAGCCTGGAAGGATTCCCAAATGCCAGTGTAACCATGCAGGTTCCAGAGCGGATTGTAGTGGCAG GTAATAGTGAAGACATTCCATTTTCCAGACCAGCAGACCTTGACATTCTTCAGTCTACTCCATTCAAACCACTGGCATTGAAAACTCCTCCCCGTGTTATTTCTCTTAGTGATCGACCGCTAGATTTTTTGGACCTAGAAAAACCTCCACAGCAGACACCTCAAAGTGAAGAG GTGCGCGCCGTGGGAAGGCTGAAGCGAGAGCGCTCCATGAGCGAGAACGCCACGCGGCAGAACGGGCAGCTGGCCCGCAACGACTCCAT TGTGACCCCATCACTGCAACAGGCCCGTGTCTGTCCTCCCAATATGTTACCTGAAGATGGAATTAATCTTTACTCTGCTCGTGGCATTTTGTCGTTTATCCAGTCTTCCACTCGTAGGGCTTACCAGCAGGTCTTGGATGTGCTGGATGAAAACCGCAG ctTGGACAAGGACAATAG GCCAATGTTACGTGGTGGGTCAGCTGCTACCACCTCCTCTAACCCTCATCATGACAACACCAG ATACACTCTCTCCAGCTTCGAAACGACGCTCGAGGGAACCCCAGATGACATGACAGTCGTAGATGCTGCCTCCCTAAGAAGACAG ATAATCAAACTTAATCGCCGTCTCCAGCTCCtggaagaagagaacaaagagcGTGCTAAGAGGGAAATGATCATGTATTCCATTACTGTAGCTTTCTGGCTACTCAATAGCTGGCTTTGGTTTCGGCGCTAG
- the MFF gene encoding mitochondrial fission factor isoform X6: MSGAAFPSPAAEMAEMNRLQYEMEYTEGISQRMRVPEKLKVAPQNSDLDKSSLEGFPNASVTMQVPERIVVAGNSEDIPFSRPADLDILQSTPFKPLALKTPPRVISLSDRPLDFLDLEKPPQQTPQSEEVRAVGRLKRERSMSENATRQNGQLARNDSMPMLRGGSAATTSSNPHHDNTRYTLSSFETTLEGTPDDMTVVDAASLRRQIIKLNRRLQLLEEENKERAKREMIMYSITVAFWLLNSWLWFRR; this comes from the exons ATGAGCGGGGCGGCGTTCCCGTCGCCGGCTGCCGAGATGGCCGAGATGAACCGGCTGCAGTACGAGATGGAATACACCGAGGGCATCAGCCAGCGCATGAGGGTCCCCGAGAAGCTCAAGGTGGCTCCTCAAAACTCTGACCTGGACAAGAGCAGCCTGGAAGGATTCCCAAATGCCAGTGTAACCATGCAGGTTCCAGAGCGGATTGTAGTGGCAG GTAATAGTGAAGACATTCCATTTTCCAGACCAGCAGACCTTGACATTCTTCAGTCTACTCCATTCAAACCACTGGCATTGAAAACTCCTCCCCGTGTTATTTCTCTTAGTGATCGACCGCTAGATTTTTTGGACCTAGAAAAACCTCCACAGCAGACACCTCAAAGTGAAGAG GTGCGCGCCGTGGGAAGGCTGAAGCGAGAGCGCTCCATGAGCGAGAACGCCACGCGGCAGAACGGGCAGCTGGCCCGCAACGACTCCAT GCCAATGTTACGTGGTGGGTCAGCTGCTACCACCTCCTCTAACCCTCATCATGACAACACCAG ATACACTCTCTCCAGCTTCGAAACGACGCTCGAGGGAACCCCAGATGACATGACAGTCGTAGATGCTGCCTCCCTAAGAAGACAG ATAATCAAACTTAATCGCCGTCTCCAGCTCCtggaagaagagaacaaagagcGTGCTAAGAGGGAAATGATCATGTATTCCATTACTGTAGCTTTCTGGCTACTCAATAGCTGGCTTTGGTTTCGGCGCTAG
- the MFF gene encoding mitochondrial fission factor isoform X7, which translates to MSGAAFPSPAAEMAEMNRLQYEMEYTEGISQRMRVPEKLKVAPQNSDLDKSSLEGFPNASVTMQVPERIVVAGNSEDIPFSRPADLDILQSTPFKPLALKTPPRVISLSDRPLDFLDLEKPPQQTPQSEEVRAVGRLKRERSMSENATRQNGQLARNDSIYTLSSFETTLEGTPDDMTVVDAASLRRQIIKLNRRLQLLEEENKERAKREMIMYSITVAFWLLNSWLWFRR; encoded by the exons ATGAGCGGGGCGGCGTTCCCGTCGCCGGCTGCCGAGATGGCCGAGATGAACCGGCTGCAGTACGAGATGGAATACACCGAGGGCATCAGCCAGCGCATGAGGGTCCCCGAGAAGCTCAAGGTGGCTCCTCAAAACTCTGACCTGGACAAGAGCAGCCTGGAAGGATTCCCAAATGCCAGTGTAACCATGCAGGTTCCAGAGCGGATTGTAGTGGCAG GTAATAGTGAAGACATTCCATTTTCCAGACCAGCAGACCTTGACATTCTTCAGTCTACTCCATTCAAACCACTGGCATTGAAAACTCCTCCCCGTGTTATTTCTCTTAGTGATCGACCGCTAGATTTTTTGGACCTAGAAAAACCTCCACAGCAGACACCTCAAAGTGAAGAG GTGCGCGCCGTGGGAAGGCTGAAGCGAGAGCGCTCCATGAGCGAGAACGCCACGCGGCAGAACGGGCAGCTGGCCCGCAACGACTCCAT ATACACTCTCTCCAGCTTCGAAACGACGCTCGAGGGAACCCCAGATGACATGACAGTCGTAGATGCTGCCTCCCTAAGAAGACAG ATAATCAAACTTAATCGCCGTCTCCAGCTCCtggaagaagagaacaaagagcGTGCTAAGAGGGAAATGATCATGTATTCCATTACTGTAGCTTTCTGGCTACTCAATAGCTGGCTTTGGTTTCGGCGCTAG
- the MFF gene encoding mitochondrial fission factor isoform X4, producing the protein MSGAAFPSPAAEMAEMNRLQYEMEYTEGISQRMRVPEKLKVAPQNSDLDKSSLEGFPNASVTMQVPERIVVAGNSEDIPFSRPADLDILQSTPFKPLALKTPPRVISLSDRPLDFLDLEKPPQQTPQSEEVRAVGRLKRERSMSENATRQNGQLARNDSIVTPSLQQARVCPPNMLPEDGINLYSARGILSFIQSSTRRAYQQVLDVLDENRRPMLRGGSAATTSSNPHHDNTRYTLSSFETTLEGTPDDMTVVDAASLRRQIIKLNRRLQLLEEENKERAKREMIMYSITVAFWLLNSWLWFRR; encoded by the exons ATGAGCGGGGCGGCGTTCCCGTCGCCGGCTGCCGAGATGGCCGAGATGAACCGGCTGCAGTACGAGATGGAATACACCGAGGGCATCAGCCAGCGCATGAGGGTCCCCGAGAAGCTCAAGGTGGCTCCTCAAAACTCTGACCTGGACAAGAGCAGCCTGGAAGGATTCCCAAATGCCAGTGTAACCATGCAGGTTCCAGAGCGGATTGTAGTGGCAG GTAATAGTGAAGACATTCCATTTTCCAGACCAGCAGACCTTGACATTCTTCAGTCTACTCCATTCAAACCACTGGCATTGAAAACTCCTCCCCGTGTTATTTCTCTTAGTGATCGACCGCTAGATTTTTTGGACCTAGAAAAACCTCCACAGCAGACACCTCAAAGTGAAGAG GTGCGCGCCGTGGGAAGGCTGAAGCGAGAGCGCTCCATGAGCGAGAACGCCACGCGGCAGAACGGGCAGCTGGCCCGCAACGACTCCAT TGTGACCCCATCACTGCAACAGGCCCGTGTCTGTCCTCCCAATATGTTACCTGAAGATGGAATTAATCTTTACTCTGCTCGTGGCATTTTGTCGTTTATCCAGTCTTCCACTCGTAGGGCTTACCAGCAGGTCTTGGATGTGCTGGATGAAAACCGCAG GCCAATGTTACGTGGTGGGTCAGCTGCTACCACCTCCTCTAACCCTCATCATGACAACACCAG ATACACTCTCTCCAGCTTCGAAACGACGCTCGAGGGAACCCCAGATGACATGACAGTCGTAGATGCTGCCTCCCTAAGAAGACAG ATAATCAAACTTAATCGCCGTCTCCAGCTCCtggaagaagagaacaaagagcGTGCTAAGAGGGAAATGATCATGTATTCCATTACTGTAGCTTTCTGGCTACTCAATAGCTGGCTTTGGTTTCGGCGCTAG